One Amaranthus tricolor cultivar Red isolate AtriRed21 chromosome 1, ASM2621246v1, whole genome shotgun sequence DNA window includes the following coding sequences:
- the LOC130824262 gene encoding uncharacterized protein LOC130824262 encodes MVIEKDEMKDSMDYILNPLKSNLSDETWISPEDIIWVDSCLNQDVDTSDTNWASIKDALMEIISSEVEFPVKRSEAEISTQTADEILRSGENTTSMEVGEASVKDEIFRALEGIDISEDDDDNDNLIFGNNRGRVGRKILGNSVFRPNYSEDIKVEDVDSDLNSSLTTNDKFSLSDEIFKIWDLEITIEQDDFTLQLNKALAGYAPSHIQPNTDVTALKDIMHASIDDIVSGIGDLSLNQDTK; translated from the coding sequence ATGGTGATAGAAAAGGATGAAATGAAAGACTCCATGGATTATATTTTGAATCCTCTTAAATCTAACTTGAGTGATGAGACTTGGATCTCCCCTGAAGATATAATTTGGGTAGATTCTTGCCTGAACCAAGATGTGGATACCTCTGATACCAATTGGGCTTCTATTAAAGATGCCTTAATGGAAATCATCAGTTCTGAAGTTGAATTTCCTGTGAAACGATCTGAAGCTGAGATTAGTACGCAGACTGCTGATGAAATTCTTCGTTCTGGAGAGAACACGACAAGTATGGAAGTTGGTGAAGCATCTGTTAAAGATGAGATCTTTAGAGCATTGGAAGGCATTGATATTTCTGAAGATGATGACGATAACGATAATCTTATATTTGGAAATAATAGGGGTCGAGTCGGGAGAAAAATCCTTGGAAACAGTGTTTTTCGCCCAAATTATTCCGAAGACATAAAGGTAGAGGATGTTGATTCTGATTTGAACTCGAGTTTAACAACAAATGACAAGTTCTCTTTATCAGATGAGATTTTCAAGATTTGGGATCTTGAGATTACGATCGAGCAAGATGATTTTACACTACAATTGAACAAGGCCCTTGCTGGGTATGCTCCTTCACATATTCAACCAAATACTGACGTAACTGCATTGAAGGATATAATGCATGCATCTATAGATGACATCGTTTCTGGCATTGGTGATCTTTCTCTGAATCAAgatacaaaataa